The Pseudomonas orientalis genome contains a region encoding:
- a CDS encoding acylase, whose product MIISNGLSRVCVAGMLLGLSLAASAREQVAQASAEIRRTTYGVPHIRANDERGLGFGIGYAYAQDNLCLLANEIVTVNGQRSKFFGPEQATLEERNNLASDVFFTWLNTPSAVEAFWSAQTPQMRQRIEGYVAGFNRYLKEQGAPAQCQAAWVRPLVKEDLVKLTRRLLVEGGVGQFAEALVGATPPQAVASVQPSVRAFELAAAHQQRFTLDRGSNAVAVGRDRSFNGRGMLLANPHFPWVGGMRFYQMHLTIPGQLDVMGAALPGLPVVNIGFNQHVAWTHTVDTSKHFTLYRLTLDPKDSTRYLLDGKSLPLDKTTLIVQAKQADGSLKDVTHTVYSSQFGPVVQWPGKLDWDNHYAYSLRDANLGNDRVLQQWYAMNRADSLQALQTSVHTLQGIPWVNTLAADDQGQSLYMNLSVVPNVSAAKLALCSDPRAGLQMIMLDGSRSACAWDIDPQAAQAGIFPAAQLPQLQRSDYVQHSNDSAWMANPKAPLTGFSPVISQDNIGLGPRARFALQRLQSLEKQPITVSALQNMVMDNEVYLASQVMPDLLAFCAKHLGNDAAALQPLCTRLKTWDQRANLDSGLGLVHFINLVEHLQQIPDAWRVAFDPAHPLITPKGLAIDRAPVAKALREAMLASSAAVDKLGVKRWGDIQVSGQTPIHGGPQELGIYNAMQTVPRADGKREVVSGTSYLQIVTFDDKGPQAVGVLAFSESSNPDSDHAKDQTQAFSEKQLRPLPFTEAQINADPQYQTQRVKE is encoded by the coding sequence GTGATTATTTCCAATGGGTTGTCCAGGGTATGCGTGGCAGGGATGTTACTGGGTTTGAGCCTGGCGGCATCGGCGCGCGAGCAGGTGGCGCAGGCGTCGGCGGAGATTCGGCGTACCACTTATGGCGTGCCGCATATCCGTGCCAACGACGAACGCGGCCTGGGTTTCGGCATCGGTTACGCCTATGCCCAGGACAACCTGTGCCTGCTGGCCAATGAAATCGTTACGGTGAACGGCCAGCGCTCGAAGTTCTTCGGTCCCGAGCAGGCCACCCTGGAAGAGCGCAACAACCTTGCCAGCGATGTGTTCTTTACCTGGCTGAACACGCCGAGCGCGGTCGAGGCATTCTGGAGCGCGCAAACGCCGCAGATGCGCCAGCGCATCGAAGGCTATGTGGCAGGCTTCAATCGTTATCTGAAAGAGCAGGGCGCACCGGCGCAGTGTCAGGCGGCGTGGGTGCGTCCACTGGTCAAGGAAGACCTGGTCAAGCTGACCCGCAGGCTGCTGGTGGAAGGTGGCGTCGGGCAGTTCGCCGAAGCCTTGGTTGGGGCGACACCTCCGCAAGCCGTTGCCTCTGTACAGCCAAGCGTAAGGGCATTCGAACTGGCCGCTGCCCATCAACAGCGTTTTACCCTAGACCGGGGCAGCAACGCCGTGGCCGTCGGCCGGGATCGCTCCTTCAATGGGCGTGGCATGTTGCTGGCCAACCCGCATTTCCCCTGGGTGGGCGGCATGCGTTTTTACCAGATGCACCTGACCATTCCCGGCCAGCTGGATGTAATGGGCGCGGCCCTGCCCGGCCTGCCGGTGGTGAATATCGGCTTCAACCAGCATGTGGCGTGGACGCACACGGTGGACACTTCCAAGCATTTCACCCTGTACCGCCTGACCCTCGACCCCAAGGATTCCACCCGCTACCTGCTCGATGGCAAGTCCTTGCCCCTGGATAAAACCACGCTGATCGTGCAGGCCAAACAGGCCGATGGCAGCCTCAAGGATGTCACCCATACGGTCTACAGTTCGCAGTTCGGCCCCGTGGTGCAATGGCCCGGCAAGCTGGACTGGGACAATCACTACGCCTACAGCCTGCGCGATGCCAACCTCGGCAACGACCGCGTGCTGCAACAGTGGTACGCGATGAACCGCGCCGACAGCCTCCAGGCGCTGCAAACCTCGGTGCATACCCTGCAAGGCATCCCGTGGGTCAACACCCTGGCCGCCGATGACCAGGGCCAGAGCCTGTACATGAACCTGTCGGTGGTGCCCAACGTCAGTGCCGCCAAGCTCGCGCTGTGCAGCGACCCGCGTGCAGGCCTGCAAATGATCATGCTCGACGGCAGCCGCAGCGCCTGCGCCTGGGATATCGACCCCCAGGCTGCGCAAGCGGGGATCTTCCCGGCCGCCCAGTTGCCGCAACTGCAACGCAGCGACTATGTGCAGCACTCCAACGATTCGGCCTGGATGGCCAACCCCAAGGCGCCGCTTACCGGCTTCTCCCCGGTGATCAGCCAGGACAACATCGGCCTCGGGCCCCGTGCGCGTTTTGCCCTGCAACGCCTGCAATCCCTGGAGAAACAACCGATCACCGTCAGCGCCCTGCAAAACATGGTCATGGACAACGAGGTGTACCTGGCAAGCCAAGTCATGCCGGACCTGTTGGCGTTCTGCGCCAAGCACCTGGGCAACGATGCCGCCGCGCTGCAGCCCCTGTGCACCCGCCTGAAAACCTGGGACCAGCGCGCCAATCTCGACAGCGGCCTGGGCCTGGTGCATTTCATCAACCTGGTGGAGCACCTGCAGCAGATTCCCGATGCCTGGCGCGTCGCCTTCGACCCGGCCCACCCGCTGATCACCCCCAAGGGCCTGGCCATCGACCGCGCGCCCGTGGCCAAAGCCCTGCGCGAAGCCATGCTCGCTTCCAGCGCCGCTGTCGACAAACTCGGCGTGAAGCGCTGGGGCGACATCCAGGTCTCCGGCCAAACCCCTATCCATGGCGGCCCGCAGGAACTGGGCATCTACAACGCCATGCAAACCGTGCCCCGCGCCGACGGCAAACGCGAAGTCGTCAGCGGCACCAGCTATTTGCAAATCGTCACCTTCGACGACAAGGGCCCCCAGGCTGTAGGCGTACTGGCGTTCTCCGAGTCCAGCAACCCGGATTCAGATCACGCCAAGGATCAGACCCAGGCGTTCTCCGAGAAACAGCTGCGTCCACTGCCCTTCACCGAAGCCCAGATCAATGCCGACCCGCAGTACCAGACGCAACGGGTGAAGGAGTAG
- a CDS encoding LysE family translocator has protein sequence MFMSTSLLSAFVLFAFVSSITPGPNNTMLLASGVNFGFRRSMPHALGISIGFMVLVICVGLGLGEVFKLFPWAYTLLRYVGAAYLLYLAWKIANAGGMADSDDEQGKPMTFLGAAAFQWVNPKAWIMALGAITTYTPAEGYVTNVLVIALVFAVVNLPSVCVWVGCGSGLRSVLREPRWLRAFNWTMAGLLVLSLYPMLFVG, from the coding sequence ATGTTCATGTCCACCAGTCTTTTGTCGGCCTTTGTGCTGTTCGCTTTCGTGTCTTCAATCACCCCGGGACCCAACAACACCATGTTGCTGGCCTCTGGCGTGAATTTCGGCTTTCGCCGTTCGATGCCCCATGCGCTGGGGATCAGTATCGGCTTCATGGTGCTGGTGATTTGTGTGGGGCTGGGCCTGGGCGAAGTGTTCAAGCTGTTTCCCTGGGCTTACACGCTGTTGCGCTATGTCGGCGCTGCCTATCTGCTGTACCTGGCCTGGAAGATCGCCAACGCCGGCGGCATGGCGGACAGCGATGACGAACAGGGCAAGCCGATGACCTTCCTCGGCGCCGCGGCGTTCCAGTGGGTCAACCCCAAGGCGTGGATCATGGCACTGGGTGCGATCACGACCTATACGCCGGCTGAGGGCTACGTGACCAACGTGCTGGTGATTGCGCTGGTGTTTGCCGTGGTCAACCTGCCGAGTGTGTGCGTGTGGGTCGGCTGCGGCAGTGGCTTGCGCAGTGTATTGCGCGAGCCGCGCTGGTTGCGGGCGTTCAACTGGACCATGGCGGGTTTGCTGGTGCTGTCGCTGTATCCGATGCTTTTTGTGGGGTGA
- a CDS encoding GlxA family transcriptional regulator produces MKGKNLRYLNDNPQQTVAATRIGFLLLEHFSLPAFTQTLDTLVTANLLRPELFATRTFGWDEHEIISDLGLVIRPDARLEPVVLPDLDLLVICGGFRTELKASEDFIHILRAAAEQGVGLAGLWNGSWFLGRAGLLQGYRCAIHPEHRPALAEVCKAAQVTSEPYVIDRDRLTASSPSGAFHMALDWIKSLHGKALVEGIEDILAFEESRYRRIKPTENVCVSAPLREVVKLMDANLEEPLELDQLAVYAGRSRRQLERLFKEQLGTTPQRYYMELRVTEARRLLQHTELSQVDVLVACGFVSPSHFSKCYSAYFGYRPSKEKRLVK; encoded by the coding sequence ATGAAGGGTAAGAACCTGCGCTACCTCAATGACAATCCCCAGCAAACGGTCGCGGCCACCCGCATCGGCTTCCTGCTGCTCGAACACTTCTCGTTGCCGGCCTTCACCCAGACCCTCGATACGCTGGTCACCGCCAACCTGCTGCGCCCCGAGCTGTTCGCCACACGCACGTTCGGTTGGGACGAGCATGAGATCATCAGCGACCTGGGCTTGGTCATCCGTCCCGATGCGCGCCTGGAGCCGGTGGTGTTGCCGGACCTGGACCTGCTGGTGATCTGCGGTGGATTTCGCACCGAACTCAAGGCCAGTGAAGACTTCATCCATATCCTGCGCGCCGCTGCCGAACAGGGTGTCGGGCTTGCCGGCCTGTGGAACGGCTCATGGTTTCTCGGCCGCGCCGGGTTGTTGCAGGGCTATCGTTGCGCCATCCACCCGGAGCATCGTCCGGCGCTGGCGGAGGTGTGCAAGGCCGCGCAGGTGACCAGCGAGCCCTATGTGATAGACCGCGACCGCCTCACTGCTTCAAGCCCCTCGGGTGCCTTCCATATGGCCCTGGACTGGATCAAGAGCCTGCACGGCAAGGCGCTGGTCGAAGGCATCGAAGACATCCTCGCCTTCGAAGAGTCGCGCTACCGGCGTATCAAACCGACCGAAAACGTCTGCGTCAGCGCACCGCTGCGCGAAGTGGTCAAGTTGATGGACGCCAACCTGGAAGAGCCGCTTGAGCTCGACCAGCTCGCCGTTTACGCCGGCCGCTCGCGCCGCCAGCTGGAGCGCCTGTTCAAGGAACAATTGGGCACCACGCCGCAACGCTATTACATGGAATTGCGCGTCACCGAAGCGCGGCGCCTGTTGCAGCACACCGAGCTATCGCAAGTCGACGTGCTGGTGGCGTGCGGGTTCGTGTCGCCGAGTCATTTCAGCAAATGTTACAGCGCGTATTTCGGCTATCGGCCATCGAAAGAAAAAAGGTTGGTCAAATAA
- a CDS encoding ADP-ribosylglycohydrolase family protein: MDITLLDRYRGSLLGLACGDAVGTTVEFMPRGTFSPVTDMVGGGPFNLQPGQWTDDTSMALCLAESLLRKEGFDAADQMGRYLNWWKWGYLSSTGECFDIGMTVREALASFENNGEAFSGSTDPYSAGNGSMMRLAPVVLFYFPDLANVRRFSALSSRTTHAAQEAIECCLVLAEAMSRALSGVSKNEVLRLKDSAFSAPKVMAIARGEYRDKARADIKGSGYAVASLEAAFWCFEHTTSFAEAVLAAANLGDDADTTAAIVGQLAGAHYGVHDIPIGWLGKLCLHDDIQETADALFAASSNQSC; encoded by the coding sequence ATGGACATTACGCTTCTGGACCGTTATCGCGGCAGCTTGCTCGGGCTTGCCTGTGGCGATGCGGTCGGCACCACCGTCGAGTTCATGCCTCGGGGCACCTTTTCGCCCGTCACCGATATGGTCGGCGGCGGTCCGTTCAACCTTCAGCCCGGCCAGTGGACTGATGACACTTCCATGGCGCTGTGCCTGGCCGAGAGCCTGCTGCGCAAGGAGGGTTTTGACGCAGCCGATCAGATGGGACGTTATCTGAACTGGTGGAAGTGGGGCTACTTGAGCTCAACCGGCGAATGCTTCGATATCGGCATGACGGTTCGTGAGGCACTGGCGTCATTTGAAAATAATGGCGAGGCGTTTTCCGGCTCTACGGACCCCTATTCGGCCGGTAATGGTTCGATGATGCGACTCGCGCCTGTGGTGCTGTTTTACTTTCCAGACCTTGCAAACGTCCGCCGATTCAGCGCGCTCAGTTCGCGTACCACGCACGCCGCCCAAGAGGCTATCGAATGCTGCCTGGTGCTGGCCGAGGCCATGAGCAGGGCCTTGAGCGGTGTGTCGAAGAACGAAGTGCTGCGCTTGAAAGATAGCGCGTTCTCGGCGCCCAAGGTCATGGCCATCGCCCGTGGTGAGTATCGCGACAAGGCTCGGGCAGACATTAAAGGTTCAGGTTATGCGGTCGCCTCGCTGGAAGCCGCGTTCTGGTGTTTCGAGCACACCACCAGTTTTGCCGAAGCGGTACTCGCCGCGGCCAACCTGGGTGACGACGCCGACACGACCGCCGCTATCGTGGGGCAGTTGGCGGGTGCACATTATGGCGTCCATGATATTCCCATCGGTTGGCTGGGCAAGCTATGCCTGCACGACGATATCCAGGAGACCGCCGATGCATTATTCGCGGCCTCCTCGAATCAGTCCTGTTAG
- a CDS encoding NAD(P)/FAD-dependent oxidoreductase, protein MTTPHSADIVVVGAGIIGVACALQLARQGRRVLVIDAQPPGMGASYGNAGHLATEQVFPIADLSILKRLPAMLLDPMGPLRLDWTYLHRALPWFIRLLLNLRPARYRRTVAGIRALNEASLAAWQQLLRSIGQPQLLREDGSLLVFERAESRAALDALQQRMMAQGVPVAFWSAEAVHAAAPQLSEAIRGGLFFPATGHFLDPYRAVGELVNAAKTLGVTFLQQRVVDGRVEGNGVSLMTDKGPVTARQVLITCGAHSAALTAALTGKRVPLDTERGYHLMLPHEHQRLPFAVTSLERKFIMTPLANGLRLAGTVEFAGLERPANMQRAWQLHRLANGLFHQPLNADEATPWMGFRPSLPDSLPIIDRVCDGKVLLAFGHQHLGLTQAAVTAEKIAALAGGAQVPGLQAYRLERF, encoded by the coding sequence ATGACCACCCCCCATTCAGCCGACATTGTCGTGGTCGGCGCCGGCATCATCGGCGTTGCCTGTGCCTTGCAACTGGCGCGACAAGGCCGGCGGGTGCTGGTGATCGATGCGCAGCCGCCCGGCATGGGCGCCTCCTACGGCAACGCCGGGCACCTGGCCACCGAGCAGGTGTTTCCCATCGCCGACCTGTCGATCCTCAAGCGCCTGCCGGCCATGCTGCTCGATCCCATGGGCCCGCTGCGCCTGGACTGGACCTACCTGCACCGCGCCCTGCCCTGGTTTATCCGCCTCCTGCTGAACCTGCGGCCGGCACGCTACCGGCGCACCGTCGCCGGCATTCGCGCGTTGAATGAAGCCAGCCTGGCCGCGTGGCAGCAGTTGTTGCGATCTATAGGGCAACCGCAGTTGCTGCGCGAAGACGGTTCGCTGCTGGTGTTTGAGCGCGCCGAGTCCCGCGCAGCACTGGATGCCTTGCAGCAACGCATGATGGCGCAAGGCGTGCCGGTTGCGTTCTGGTCAGCTGAAGCGGTGCACGCGGCGGCGCCGCAGTTGAGCGAGGCGATACGGGGCGGTCTGTTTTTTCCCGCTACGGGGCATTTTCTCGACCCGTACCGCGCAGTTGGCGAGTTGGTGAACGCCGCCAAGACCCTGGGAGTGACATTCCTGCAACAGCGCGTCGTGGATGGCCGCGTTGAAGGTAACGGCGTTTCATTGATGACCGATAAAGGCCCAGTAACAGCGCGCCAGGTCCTGATCACCTGCGGCGCACACTCGGCGGCGCTGACTGCCGCCCTCACCGGCAAACGCGTGCCGCTGGACACCGAGCGTGGCTATCATCTGATGCTGCCCCACGAACACCAGCGCCTGCCCTTCGCCGTCACCTCGCTGGAGCGCAAATTCATCATGACGCCCCTGGCCAATGGCTTGCGCCTGGCCGGCACCGTGGAATTCGCCGGCCTGGAGCGCCCGGCGAACATGCAGCGGGCGTGGCAGTTGCATCGCTTGGCCAACGGGCTGTTCCACCAGCCCTTGAATGCTGACGAAGCCACGCCATGGATGGGGTTCCGGCCGTCGCTGCCCGACTCATTGCCGATCATTGATCGGGTGTGCGATGGCAAGGTGTTGCTTGCGTTCGGTCATCAGCATTTGGGGTTGACCCAGGCGGCGGTGACGGCGGAAAAAATCGCCGCGCTGGCAGGCGGCGCGCAAGTGCCTGGATTGCAGGCGTATCGATTGGAACGGTTTTGA
- a CDS encoding aldehyde dehydrogenase (NADP(+)) — protein sequence MTLTGKMLIDQQSVSGTREAIRAINPATGTPLEPAYAGGDRQQVELACALAWSAFDTYRETSLATRATFLETIADNIEALGDAVIERAVAETGLPRARIQGERGRTCGQLRAFARTVRLGEWLDVRVDPAQPERQPMPRADLRQRHIALGPVAVFGASNFPLAFSVAGGDSASALAAGCPVIVKAHPAHPGTSELVGRAITQAVQHCGLPHGVFSLLYDAGHEVGTALVTDPRIKAVGFTGSRSGGIALCRAAQARPEPIPVYAEMSSINPVYLFPAALQARGAALAEAFVASLIQGAGQFCTNPGLVIAVQGDALERFIDSASDALQRCPAQTMLTPGIFKAYENGVGSLAKHARVVAKGLLPTGPNQGQAHLFVTQAQAFLSNPHLQAEVFGAAALVVQCNDAEQVRQVSEHLEGQLTATLQLDDADLPQAQALLPVLERKAGRLLVNGWPTGVEVCDAMVHGGPFPATSDARSTSVGMAAIRRFLRPVCYQNCPDALLPSALQQGNPLLLRRLLDGRREA from the coding sequence ATGACTCTGACGGGCAAGATGCTGATCGATCAGCAATCCGTTTCCGGTACTCGCGAGGCGATCCGGGCCATCAATCCCGCTACCGGCACGCCGCTGGAACCTGCCTATGCCGGCGGTGATCGCCAACAGGTCGAGCTGGCCTGCGCACTGGCATGGTCCGCATTTGATACTTACCGCGAAACGTCCTTGGCCACTCGCGCTACGTTTCTCGAGACCATCGCCGACAACATAGAAGCCCTGGGTGACGCGGTGATCGAACGCGCTGTCGCCGAAACCGGCCTGCCCCGTGCGCGTATCCAGGGCGAACGCGGCCGCACCTGCGGGCAGTTGCGTGCCTTCGCCCGCACCGTGCGCCTGGGCGAATGGCTGGACGTGCGGGTGGACCCCGCGCAACCCGAGCGCCAGCCCATGCCCCGTGCAGACCTGCGCCAGCGCCACATTGCCCTGGGTCCGGTGGCGGTGTTTGGCGCCAGCAACTTTCCCCTGGCCTTCTCGGTGGCCGGCGGCGATAGCGCGTCAGCACTTGCTGCCGGTTGCCCGGTGATCGTCAAGGCCCACCCGGCCCACCCCGGCACCAGTGAGCTGGTGGGCCGCGCCATCACCCAGGCGGTGCAACACTGCGGCTTGCCACACGGGGTGTTTTCGTTGCTCTACGACGCCGGGCATGAGGTGGGTACCGCGCTGGTGACAGACCCGCGTATCAAGGCGGTGGGCTTTACCGGTTCGCGCAGCGGCGGCATCGCCTTGTGCCGTGCGGCCCAGGCACGTCCCGAGCCGATCCCGGTGTATGCGGAAATGAGTTCGATCAATCCGGTGTACCTGTTTCCAGCCGCGCTGCAAGCCCGGGGCGCAGCGCTGGCCGAGGCTTTTGTCGCCTCACTGATCCAGGGTGCCGGCCAGTTCTGCACCAACCCAGGCCTGGTGATCGCGGTGCAAGGCGATGCCCTGGAGCGCTTTATCGACAGCGCCAGTGACGCGCTGCAGCGTTGCCCGGCCCAGACCATGCTCACTCCCGGCATCTTCAAGGCCTACGAAAACGGCGTCGGGAGCTTGGCCAAGCATGCGCGCGTCGTCGCAAAGGGCTTATTGCCAACCGGACCGAACCAGGGCCAGGCCCATCTGTTCGTGACCCAGGCCCAGGCCTTTCTGAGCAACCCACACTTGCAAGCCGAAGTCTTCGGCGCGGCCGCGCTGGTAGTGCAATGCAACGATGCCGAACAGGTGCGTCAAGTGTCCGAACACCTTGAAGGCCAACTCACCGCCACCCTGCAGTTGGATGACGCTGACCTGCCGCAGGCACAGGCCTTGTTGCCGGTGCTGGAGCGTAAGGCCGGTCGCCTGCTGGTCAACGGCTGGCCGACCGGCGTGGAAGTGTGCGACGCCATGGTGCATGGCGGACCGTTCCCGGCCACCTCGGATGCGCGCAGCACCTCGGTGGGTATGGCGGCGATCCGGCGCTTCCTGCGCCCGGTGTGCTACCAGAATTGCCCGGACGCGTTGCTGCCCAGCGCCTTGCAGCAGGGCAACCCATTGCTGCTGCGCCGCTTGCTCGACGGCCGCAGAGAGGCATAA
- a CDS encoding dihydrodipicolinate synthase family protein: MSDNIFSGCMPALMTPCTPARKPDFDALVAKGRELIDIGMSAVVYCGSMGDWPLLTEAERQEGVARLVAAGVPTIVGTGAVNSREAVAHAAHAAKVGAHGLMVIPRVLSRGASATAQKAHFAAILKAAPDLPAVIYNSPYYGFATRAELFFELRREHPNLIGFKEFGGAADLRYAAENITAQDDDVTLMVGVDTQVVHGFVNCNATGAITGIGNALPREVLQLVALSKQAARGDAKARRQARELEAALAVLSSFDEGCDLVLYYKHLMVLNGDQGYALHFNETDVLSDAQRRYAEQQYALFRQWYANWSAEQNVA; encoded by the coding sequence ATGAGCGACAACATCTTCTCCGGCTGCATGCCCGCCCTGATGACGCCGTGCACCCCCGCGCGCAAACCGGACTTCGACGCCCTGGTGGCCAAGGGTCGCGAACTGATCGATATCGGCATGAGCGCCGTGGTGTATTGCGGTTCCATGGGCGACTGGCCGCTGCTCACCGAAGCCGAGCGCCAGGAAGGCGTGGCGCGCCTGGTGGCCGCTGGTGTACCGACCATCGTGGGCACCGGCGCGGTCAACAGCCGTGAGGCCGTGGCCCATGCCGCGCATGCGGCCAAGGTCGGCGCGCATGGCTTGATGGTGATTCCGCGTGTGCTGTCCCGTGGCGCCTCGGCCACCGCACAAAAGGCCCACTTCGCAGCGATCCTCAAGGCGGCGCCCGACCTGCCGGCGGTGATCTACAACAGCCCGTACTACGGTTTCGCCACCCGCGCCGAGCTGTTCTTCGAACTGCGCCGCGAGCATCCGAACCTGATCGGCTTCAAGGAGTTCGGCGGCGCCGCCGACCTGCGTTATGCGGCGGAAAACATTACCGCCCAGGACGACGATGTGACCTTGATGGTGGGTGTGGATACCCAGGTGGTGCACGGCTTCGTCAATTGCAATGCCACCGGCGCCATCACCGGGATTGGCAACGCGCTGCCACGGGAAGTGCTGCAACTGGTGGCGCTGAGCAAGCAAGCCGCCAGGGGCGATGCCAAGGCCCGGCGCCAGGCCCGCGAGCTGGAAGCCGCGCTGGCGGTGCTGTCCTCGTTCGACGAAGGCTGCGACCTGGTGCTGTATTACAAGCACTTGATGGTGCTAAACGGTGACCAGGGCTATGCCCTGCACTTCAACGAAACCGATGTGCTCAGCGACGCTCAACGCCGCTACGCCGAGCAGCAGTACGCACTGTTCCGCCAGTGGTACGCCAACTGGTCGGCCGAGCAGAACGTCGCTTGA
- a CDS encoding 4-hydroxyproline epimerase: MKRLHVIDSHTGGEPTRLIMNGFPTLAGATIGDQLDDLRSHHDQWRRACLLEPRGNDVLVGALYCAPVTPGATCGVIFFNNAGYLGMCGHGTIGLVASLHYLGLIEPGVHTLDTPVGPVAATLHADGAVTLRNVPAYRYRRHVTVQVPDHGAVAGDIAWGGNWFFLVSDHGQALQMNNVDALTDYTWAMLKALEAQGIHGEDGALIDHIELFADDAKADSRNFVMCPGKAYDRSPCGTGTSAKLACLAADGKLGPGEPWVQASITGSQFQARYEWDGERVRPFITGRAHMTADSILLIDEQDPFAWGI; the protein is encoded by the coding sequence ATGAAACGCCTGCACGTTATCGACTCCCACACCGGCGGCGAACCCACGCGCCTGATCATGAATGGCTTCCCCACACTGGCCGGCGCCACCATCGGCGATCAGCTTGACGACCTGCGCAGCCACCACGATCAATGGCGCCGCGCCTGCCTGCTGGAACCCCGCGGCAACGACGTGCTGGTGGGGGCGCTGTACTGCGCGCCGGTCACCCCGGGCGCGACCTGTGGCGTGATCTTCTTCAACAACGCCGGCTACCTCGGCATGTGCGGCCACGGCACGATCGGCCTGGTTGCTTCGCTGCACTACCTGGGGCTGATCGAACCGGGCGTGCATACCCTCGACACACCGGTCGGCCCGGTGGCGGCCACGCTGCACGCCGACGGCGCGGTGACCCTGCGCAACGTCCCCGCCTATCGCTATCGCCGGCACGTCACGGTGCAGGTGCCCGACCATGGCGCGGTGGCGGGTGATATTGCCTGGGGCGGCAACTGGTTTTTCCTGGTGTCCGATCACGGCCAGGCGCTGCAGATGAACAATGTCGACGCCCTCACCGACTACACCTGGGCCATGCTCAAGGCGCTTGAAGCCCAAGGCATCCACGGCGAAGACGGGGCGCTGATCGACCACATCGAACTGTTCGCCGATGACGCCAAGGCCGACAGCCGCAACTTCGTGATGTGCCCCGGCAAGGCCTATGACCGCTCGCCCTGCGGCACCGGCACCAGCGCCAAGCTCGCCTGCCTGGCGGCCGACGGCAAACTCGGCCCCGGTGAGCCCTGGGTCCAGGCCAGCATCACCGGCAGCCAATTCCAGGCCCGCTACGAATGGGACGGCGAGCGCGTACGCCCGTTCATCACCGGCCGCGCCCACATGACCGCCGACAGCATCTTGCTGATCGACGAGCAGGACCCGTTTGCCTGGGGCATCTGA